Proteins encoded within one genomic window of Glandiceps talaboti chromosome 3, keGlaTala1.1, whole genome shotgun sequence:
- the LOC144433289 gene encoding tripartite motif-containing protein 2-like, with amino-acid sequence MASTVAFRREDFDEEFLTCQICLEEYKEPKLLPCCHSFCTTCTKRYVGKRTEFECPICRDRHVLSEKGIDGLPSNFVVNNLKDFFAIQEGQTTKILCQSCDASSETALSWCNDCGHFLCVSCDLAHRSMRCLRDHDVKSLRQLQQPGQNIAVMKRKMRCSKHGNQEMIFFCEICEIPICTACTIIDHNPNMQKSTLFHQPVDLESALERHRLELRRLVRQARLQEKPLIETQKTIAEEINKLSARKQLVEERIDNIFDEIISKINARRVELRAELRMVYEPKYADLKSQKDELDAFLQNVRRSCEFTEQAIRHGSGAELMAVKKLVRDRLHDLALRCPLRIIIQENGHIDVNIKYEELERITITVNRLGNIRSSTTLPSLSNIRDIGQGMFCISTYDYNGHPRKDGGDPIEINLIKSPIDKSNVSSTCTDQQDGTYVLKFCLDDDDLSSCRLGNEDEVRVTFSVLIFGREIENSPFHNKIVKLHSLHYCNCQPIRGSVVNSASATSNEAAESEQAQLV; translated from the coding sequence ATGGCCTCCACGGTTGCTTTCCGACGAGAGGATTTTGATGAGGAATTCCTAACGTGTCAGATATGCCTAGAGGAATACAAAGAACCGAAACTACTGCCGTGTTGCCACAGCTTCTGTACTACCTGCACAAAGCGCTATGTTGGAAAACGTACAGAATTTGAGTGCCCTATATGCCGGGACAGACATGTATTATCCGAGAAAGGAATCGACGGATTGCCGAGCAATTTCGTCGTCAATAACCTGAAGGATTTCTTTGCAATACAGGAAGGGCAAACGACAAAAATACTTTGTCAGAGCTGTGACGCATCTAGCGAGACGGCCTTATCATGGTGCAACGACTGTGGCCATTTTCTGTGCGTTAGTTGCGATTTGGCGCATAGGAGTATGCGATGCTTGCGTGATCACGATGTGAAAAGTCTGAGACAGTTACAGCAACCAGGACAAAATATCGCTGTCATGAAACGTAAAATGCGATGTTCAAAACACGGAAATCAGGAGATGATATTTTTCTGCGAAATATGTGAGATACCCATTTGTACAGCGTGTACAATTATTGATCATAATCCCAACATGCAAAAGTCAACACTGTTTCACCAACCTGTTGATTTGGAATCAGCACTGGAGCGTCATCGTTTAGAACTCCGTCGGTTAGTAAGGCAAGCAAGACTACAAGAAAAGCCGCTGATTGAGACTCAAAAGACGATCGCTGAGGAGATAAACAAATTGTCTGCAAGAAAACAACTCGTGGAAGAAAGAATTGATAACATCTTTGATGAGattatttctaaaataaatgCTCGCAGAGTAGAATTACGCGCGGAACTCCGCATGGTATATGAACCGAAGTACGCGGATCTAAAGTCACAGAAAGACGAACTTGACGCATTTCTTCAAAACGTGAGAAGGTCTTGTGAGTTTACAGAGCAAGCAATCAGACATGGTAGCGGTGCTGAGCTGATGGCAGTGAAGAAACTTGTACGTGACAGATTACATGATTTGGCTCTGAGGTGCCCACTCCGGATTATCATTCAAGAAAATGGTCATATTGATGTCAACATCAAATACGAAGAATTGGAAAGAATTACAATAACTGTCAATAGATTGGGGAATATTCGTTCAAGCACTACGTTGCCGAGTCTTAGCAACATACGGGACATCGGCCAGGGAATGTTCTGTATATCTACGTACGACTACAATGGCCATCCACGCAAAGATGGTGGCGATCCTATTGAAATCAACTTGATAAAGTCACCAATCGACAAGTCAAACGTTTCTTCAACATGCACGGATCAACAAGATGGCACGTACGTGTTAAAGTTTTGCCTAGATGATGACGACTTATCCTCTTGTCGTCTTGGCAACGAAGACGAAGTGAGAGTTACTTTTAGCGTCTTGATTTTCGGAAGAGAAATTGAAAATTCACCATTTCATAACAAGATAGTGAAACTACACTCCCTTCACTATTGTAATTGCCAGCCAATTAGGGGAAGCGTGGTTAATAGTGCTAGTGCTACGTCCAATGAAGCAGCTGAGAGTGAACAAGCACAGTTAGTTTGA